TCGTGAAGTCGGCGGCCGACGCCCTGGTCGGAGCCGGACTGCTGCGGGAGCTGGAGTGTTGACATGCGACTGTCGGGGCGGACCGCCGTCGTCACCGGCGCCAGCAGCGGCGTCGGCCGGGCCATCGCTCTGGCCCTGGCCGCCGAAGGCGCCGCGGTATGCCTGGTCGGGCGACGGGTCGAGGCGCTGGAGGACGTCGCCGCCCAGGCCAGGAGCACCGCGGCCCGCGTCCTCACCTATCCGACCGACCTGGCCGAGGATGCGGAGGTTGCCGCCCTGGCCGACCGGCTGCGGGAGGAGGTGGGCGGGGTGGACCTCCTCGTCCATGGGGCGGGGGAGATCGCCCTGGGGCCCATCGATCAAGCTCCTGTCGAGTTATTCGACCGACAGTACCGGATCAACGTCCGGGCCGCCTATCTGCTCACCCAGGAGCTGCTGCCGCTGCTCCGTTCCCGCCGCGGGCAGGTGGTGTTCCTGAACTCCAGCGCCGGCCTGAGCGGCCGGGCCGGCAGCGCCCAGTACGCCGCGACCAAGCACGCCCTGCGGGCCGTGGCCGACAGCCTGCGGGACGAGGTAAACGCCGACGGCGTCCGGGTGTTGAGCGTGTTCCTGGGCCGCACCGCCACCCCGATGCAGGCCGCGGTGCACCAGGCGGAGGGACGCGCCTTCCACCCCGAGCGGTTGATCCGTCCGGAGGACGTCGCCTCCATCGTCATCAGCGCCCTGGTCCTGCCGCCCAGCGTCGAGGTGACGGATATCACCCTGCGGCCGCTGCAGAAATCCGGGCCGTGACGGAAGCGTCGAGGTCAGGAGCGGACGAAATGGTCTTGGACACAGGCGTCGTTCATCCCGAGGTCGCGTCGGGCGCGCAGAATGCCTTCGACCGGGCGGTCCTGGCCCGCGAGGCCCGGATCGCCGTCATCGGCGTCGGCTACGTGGGGCTCCCCCTGGCCCTGGCCTACGCCGCCGAGGGATTCCGTGTCGTGGGGCTCGACATCGACGCGGGGAAGACGGCCATGCTGAACGCCGGGCACTCCTACGTCGACGACGTTCCCTCAAGCGTCCTCGCCTTGCAGGTGGAGGCGGGGCGGTTTCGCGCCACGGAGGACCCTGCGGCGCTCGAATCGGCGGACGCCATCTTCATCTGCGTACCGACCCCCTGCACCCGGAACAAGGAACCGGACACGTCGCAGATCCGGTCGGCGGCGGAGTGTATCGCCGGCCGCCTCCGGCCGGGGGCCGTGGTCATCCTCCGCAGCACCAGTTACCCGGGGACCACCGAGGAACTGGTACGCCCGATCCTGGAATCCGGCGGGCATCGGGTGGGCGCGGACGTCTTCCTGGCCTTTGCGCCGGAGCGCGTCGATCCCGGGCGCAAGGACTTCACCATTCGCAACACGCCGGTGGTCGTCGGCGGCTGCGACCCCGAGAGCACGCGACGCGCCGCGCTGGTGCTGGGCCAGGTGGCCGACCACATCGTTCCCGTGTCCTCCCCCGCCGCCGCGGAGATGGCCAA
The genomic region above belongs to Armatimonadota bacterium and contains:
- a CDS encoding SDR family NAD(P)-dependent oxidoreductase gives rise to the protein MRLSGRTAVVTGASSGVGRAIALALAAEGAAVCLVGRRVEALEDVAAQARSTAARVLTYPTDLAEDAEVAALADRLREEVGGVDLLVHGAGEIALGPIDQAPVELFDRQYRINVRAAYLLTQELLPLLRSRRGQVVFLNSSAGLSGRAGSAQYAATKHALRAVADSLRDEVNADGVRVLSVFLGRTATPMQAAVHQAEGRAFHPERLIRPEDVASIVISALVLPPSVEVTDITLRPLQKSGP
- a CDS encoding nucleotide sugar dehydrogenase yields the protein MVLDTGVVHPEVASGAQNAFDRAVLAREARIAVIGVGYVGLPLALAYAAEGFRVVGLDIDAGKTAMLNAGHSYVDDVPSSVLALQVEAGRFRATEDPAALESADAIFICVPTPCTRNKEPDTSQIRSAAECIAGRLRPGAVVILRSTSYPGTTEELVRPILESGGHRVGADVFLAFAPERVDPGRKDFTIRNTPVVVGGCDPESTRRAALVLGQVADHIVPVSSPAAAEMAKLLENVFRNVNIALVNQLAMLCDRMGLDIWEITRAAATKPYGFLPFQPGPGVGGHCIPVDPYYLAWKAREYDFHMDFIELAARVNDEMPYYVATKILLALNGHQVGGAPKVLVVGVTFKRDIADFRHSPAIKLMEILRRRGAIVTYHDPFVPALTLDGETLESAPLTEDTLAAADCVVIATDHTRLDYGRIVRKARLVFDTRNATARVTEGREKILRI